The following coding sequences are from one Aeromicrobium duanguangcaii window:
- a CDS encoding PaaI family thioesterase, whose protein sequence is MTNLPLSAEQLAAASQMTGLEFLRFAFSLPRDQRPPVIGDLFGFESVSLDEGAATFSMRSLPSGANPLGSLHGGACATLLDSVMGCAVHTRLGPGVGYGTLELKVNYIRTVPVDGRTLIGTGSVIHLGRSTATAEGRVVDADGKLVAHGTTTCMIYS, encoded by the coding sequence ATGACGAACCTCCCGCTCTCGGCCGAGCAGCTCGCCGCGGCCTCCCAGATGACCGGTCTGGAGTTCCTGCGCTTCGCCTTCTCGCTGCCGCGCGACCAGCGCCCGCCCGTGATCGGCGACCTCTTCGGCTTCGAGTCGGTGTCGCTCGACGAGGGCGCCGCCACGTTCTCGATGCGGTCGCTGCCGTCGGGCGCCAACCCGCTGGGCAGCCTGCACGGCGGGGCGTGCGCCACGCTGCTCGACTCGGTCATGGGCTGCGCCGTGCACACGCGCCTGGGCCCCGGGGTCGGGTACGGGACGCTCGAGCTGAAGGTCAACTACATCCGCACGGTGCCCGTCGACGGTCGCACGCTGATCGGGACGGGATCGGTGATCCATCTGGGCCGCAGCACGGCCACGGCGGAGGGCCGCGTCGTGGACGCCGACGGCAAGCTCGTCGCACACGGCACGACCACCTGCATGATCTACTCCTGA
- the nhaA gene encoding Na+/H+ antiporter NhaA — MSSPGLFTRGSWPETARIADVLRRETVGGSILLVAAVAALVLANSPWSDAYFDLAALRIGPEALHLDLTVAHWAADGLLAIFFFVVGLELKREFVAGDLRDPKRAMLPVVAAMGGMIAPALIFVAFNARNGTAHGWAIPTATDIAFAVAVLAVLGTYLPAALRTFLLTLAVVDDLLAITVIAVFYTESVDLLMLVGAVVPLGIFAFVVRRAPHWWWLLIPLALVTWVLMHESGVHATVAGVLLGFMVPARGDDSVAERMEHLVRPVSTGFAVPVFAFFAAGVAVSGEVLSGAAGSVVTWGIVAGLVLGKPLGIVGSSMLLSATTRAQLDPSIRWIDVVGVAMLAGIGFTVSLLIGDLAFVDDSLEEYVKIGVLGGSLLAAALAAIVLRSRNRHYRRIEEQESADDDGDGIPDAFQR; from the coding sequence ATGAGCTCACCTGGCCTGTTCACGCGCGGCAGCTGGCCCGAGACCGCCCGCATCGCCGACGTCCTGCGTCGCGAGACCGTCGGCGGCTCGATCCTGCTGGTCGCCGCCGTCGCCGCGTTGGTGCTGGCCAACTCACCCTGGTCCGACGCCTACTTCGACCTGGCGGCCCTGCGCATCGGACCCGAGGCGCTCCACCTGGACCTGACGGTCGCGCACTGGGCTGCGGACGGCCTGTTGGCGATCTTCTTCTTCGTCGTCGGCCTCGAACTCAAGCGCGAGTTCGTCGCCGGCGATCTGCGGGATCCGAAGCGCGCGATGCTGCCCGTCGTCGCCGCCATGGGCGGCATGATCGCCCCGGCGCTGATCTTCGTCGCGTTCAACGCGAGGAACGGCACCGCCCACGGCTGGGCGATCCCGACCGCGACCGACATCGCCTTCGCCGTCGCCGTGCTGGCTGTGCTGGGCACGTACCTGCCGGCGGCCCTGCGCACCTTCCTGCTGACCCTGGCGGTCGTCGACGACCTGCTGGCGATCACCGTCATCGCCGTCTTCTACACCGAGTCCGTGGACCTGCTGATGCTGGTCGGGGCGGTCGTCCCGCTGGGGATCTTCGCCTTCGTCGTGCGTCGCGCGCCCCACTGGTGGTGGCTGCTGATCCCCCTGGCCCTCGTCACCTGGGTGCTCATGCACGAGTCGGGCGTCCATGCGACGGTCGCCGGTGTGCTGCTGGGATTCATGGTCCCGGCGCGCGGGGATGACAGCGTCGCCGAGCGGATGGAGCACCTGGTCCGGCCGGTCTCGACCGGGTTCGCCGTGCCGGTCTTCGCGTTCTTCGCGGCCGGTGTCGCTGTCTCGGGCGAGGTGCTGTCCGGGGCCGCGGGATCGGTCGTGACGTGGGGGATCGTCGCGGGTCTGGTGCTGGGCAAGCCGCTGGGCATCGTCGGCAGCTCGATGCTGCTGTCGGCCACGACGCGGGCCCAGCTCGACCCCAGCATCCGCTGGATCGACGTCGTGGGGGTCGCGATGCTGGCCGGCATCGGATTCACGGTCTCGCTGCTGATCGGCGACCTGGCGTTCGTCGACGACAGCCTGGAGGAGTACGTCAAGATCGGCGTGCTCGGCGGCTCGCTGCTGGCGGCGGCGCTGGCCGCGATCGTGCTGCGGTCGCGCAACCGGCACTACCGGCGCATCGAGGAGCAGGAGTCCGCGGACGACGACGGGGACGGCATCCCCGACGCGTTCCAGCGCTGA
- a CDS encoding MarR family winged helix-turn-helix transcriptional regulator: MSEPRNPLSLDEQVCFALSVASRTVIGCYRDVLEPLGLTHPQYLVMLALWESDGLTLRGLSDVLRLEPATVSPLVKRLEAAGLVRRDRRPDDDRAFSLTVTPEGRALRERALDVPTTMLERFDMDVAELEQVNRRLRELIERADHAQERTTA; encoded by the coding sequence ATGAGCGAGCCCCGCAATCCCCTCTCGTTGGACGAGCAGGTGTGCTTCGCCCTCTCGGTCGCCTCGCGCACCGTGATCGGCTGCTACCGCGACGTTCTCGAGCCCCTGGGGCTCACCCACCCGCAGTACCTGGTCATGTTGGCCCTCTGGGAGTCCGACGGGCTGACCCTGCGCGGCCTCAGCGACGTGTTGCGGCTCGAGCCGGCCACCGTCTCCCCCCTGGTGAAGCGGCTCGAGGCGGCCGGCCTGGTGCGCCGCGACCGGCGCCCCGACGACGACCGGGCCTTCTCGCTGACCGTCACCCCCGAGGGGCGAGCGCTGCGCGAGCGGGCCCTGGACGTGCCGACCACGATGCTCGAGCGATTCGACATGGACGTCGCCGAGCTCGAGCAGGTCAACCGCCGGTTGCGCGAGCTGATCGAACGGGCCGACCACGCCCAGGAAAGGACCACGGCATGA
- a CDS encoding helix-turn-helix domain-containing protein, producing the protein MAFRHRRKYDESVPRALQTARQAYDSATAEYERSIARARSDWAVALAAAIEAGMSYQEIADEVGVSHTSISRAIKQYGGT; encoded by the coding sequence ATGGCTTTCCGGCACCGCCGCAAGTACGACGAATCAGTGCCGCGCGCCCTCCAAACCGCCCGTCAGGCGTACGACTCCGCCACGGCGGAATACGAGCGCTCCATCGCGCGCGCCCGCAGCGACTGGGCGGTCGCGCTGGCCGCCGCCATCGAGGCCGGGATGTCCTACCAGGAGATCGCCGACGAGGTGGGCGTCTCGCACACGAGCATCAGTCGCGCCATCAAGCAGTACGGCGGCACCTGA
- a CDS encoding acylphosphatase gives MRRVHVIVRGLVQGVGYRWSTRLVARQNGVTGWVRNLDDGSVEAELQGAPAQVDAVLEWMAEGPPGAHVDSVDASDLAPTEHGGFTVR, from the coding sequence ATGAGGCGTGTCCACGTGATCGTGCGGGGCTTGGTCCAAGGGGTCGGGTACCGCTGGTCGACGCGCCTGGTCGCGCGGCAGAACGGCGTCACGGGCTGGGTGCGCAATCTCGACGACGGCTCCGTCGAGGCGGAGCTGCAGGGTGCGCCCGCGCAGGTCGACGCCGTGCTGGAGTGGATGGCCGAAGGGCCGCCGGGGGCCCACGTCGACTCGGTCGACGCCTCCGACCTCGCGCCCACCGAGCACGGCGGATTCACCGTCCGCTGA
- a CDS encoding phytoene desaturase family protein, which yields MAERVVIVGAGHNGLVAAALLARAGHEVLVLERLDRVGGAAVSAPAFDGYDARLSRFSYLVSLFPQALIDELGLDLELRSRDTASFTPWQRDGHAGGLLVETEPGEPTRQSFAELTGDDRAFDAWNGFYDEVATLAEALAPTLLEPLPHIGDIRDRVPMAIWTDVIEQPLGTALRRRFDDDIVRGVVATDALIGTFASLDDLSLVQNRCFLYHLIGNGTGEWRVPVGGMGAVTAELARVATEAGATIRLNSEVDGIDVSDVDVTICGDGFVERADRVLVGTAPYVLERLLGHTPATKPAGAQLKLNILLSRLPRLASGVDPAVAFAGTFHLDESFDQLQLAWATAASGDLPAATGEFYCHTLTDRSILGPDLRDSEAQTLTYFGLHTPPGVLDAPGAKDAAVAQVLAALDAHLAEPIEPLILGLEAKTPSEIEHELWMPGGHIFHGDLAWPWLEEEEHPHTPAQRWGVATAHPRVLLCGSGARRGGAVSGIGGHNAARAVLDQA from the coding sequence ATGGCCGAACGCGTCGTCATCGTCGGAGCTGGACACAACGGACTCGTCGCCGCGGCGCTGCTGGCCCGCGCCGGGCACGAGGTGCTCGTGCTGGAGCGCCTGGACCGCGTCGGCGGCGCCGCCGTCAGCGCGCCGGCGTTCGACGGGTACGACGCGCGGCTCTCACGGTTCTCCTACCTGGTCAGCCTGTTCCCGCAGGCCCTGATCGACGAGCTGGGACTGGACCTCGAGCTCCGCTCGCGCGACACCGCGTCGTTCACCCCGTGGCAGCGCGACGGTCACGCGGGCGGGCTCCTCGTCGAGACGGAGCCGGGCGAGCCCACCCGGCAGAGCTTCGCCGAGCTGACCGGCGACGACCGCGCGTTCGACGCCTGGAACGGCTTCTACGACGAGGTCGCCACGCTGGCCGAGGCGCTCGCGCCGACCCTGCTCGAGCCCCTCCCCCACATCGGCGACATCCGCGACCGGGTGCCCATGGCGATCTGGACCGACGTCATCGAGCAGCCGCTCGGCACGGCACTGCGTCGCCGCTTCGACGACGACATCGTGCGTGGCGTCGTCGCCACCGACGCCCTGATCGGCACGTTCGCCTCGCTGGACGACCTCTCGCTCGTGCAGAACCGCTGCTTCCTCTACCACCTGATCGGCAACGGGACGGGCGAGTGGCGCGTGCCGGTCGGCGGCATGGGCGCCGTCACCGCCGAGCTGGCCCGCGTCGCCACGGAGGCCGGGGCGACGATCCGGCTGAACTCCGAGGTCGACGGGATCGACGTCAGCGACGTCGACGTCACGATCTGCGGCGACGGGTTCGTCGAGCGCGCCGATCGCGTCCTGGTCGGCACCGCGCCCTACGTCCTGGAGCGCCTGCTGGGGCACACGCCCGCGACCAAGCCGGCCGGCGCCCAGCTCAAGCTCAACATCCTGCTCTCGCGGCTGCCGCGGCTGGCGTCCGGCGTCGACCCGGCGGTGGCCTTCGCGGGGACCTTCCACCTCGACGAGTCGTTCGACCAGCTGCAGCTGGCATGGGCGACCGCCGCGTCCGGCGACCTGCCCGCGGCGACCGGCGAGTTCTACTGCCACACGCTGACCGACCGGTCGATCCTCGGACCGGACCTGCGCGACTCCGAGGCCCAGACCCTCACCTACTTCGGCCTGCACACGCCGCCGGGCGTCCTGGACGCGCCGGGCGCCAAGGACGCGGCGGTCGCCCAGGTCCTGGCCGCCCTCGACGCGCACCTGGCCGAGCCGATCGAGCCGCTCATCCTGGGGCTCGAGGCCAAGACGCCCTCGGAGATCGAGCACGAGCTGTGGATGCCCGGCGGGCACATCTTCCACGGCGACCTGGCGTGGCCGTGGCTCGAGGAGGAGGAGCATCCTCACACCCCGGCGCAGCGGTGGGGCGTGGCGACGGCGCATCCGCGGGTGCTGCTGTGCGGCAGCGGCGCCCGCCGCGGCGGCGCCGTCAGTGGAATCGGAGGCCACAACGCGGCTCGGGCGGTGCTGGACCAGGCATGA
- the glpK gene encoding glycerol kinase GlpK, with translation MSQEFVGAIDQGTTSTRFMVFDHAGDEVGRHQVEHEQMLPQAGWVEHDAAEIWTNTRTVIEKGLEDAGIAASDLAAVGITNQRETTVVWDRRTGEPYGHAIVWQDTRTAALAKAIEDDGRGAIVHAKSGLPPAAYFAGGKLHWILENVDGVRADAEAGHALFGTIDTWLIWNLTGGPDGGVHVTDVTNASRTMLMNIEDLQWDDELLEIFEIPRQMLPEITSSSEEFARTPADGPFGAEVILAGNLGDQHAALVGQACFEPGMLKNTYGTGNFLVLNTGTEIVRSDRGLLTTVAYRFGDAPPVYALEGSIAVTGSAIQWLRDQLKVFAEAADSESLAETVDDNGGVYFVPAFSGLFAPYWRPDARGVIVGLSRFNTVAHVARAALEAICYQSKDVVDVMIADSGIELEVLRVDGGITANELCMQIQADILDIGVSRPVVAETTALGAAYAAGLAVGFWAGTDELVANWSESKRWTPQWSDEDREAGYHQWKKAVERTLGWVE, from the coding sequence ATGTCACAGGAGTTCGTCGGGGCGATCGACCAAGGCACGACCAGCACGCGGTTCATGGTGTTCGACCATGCCGGTGACGAGGTGGGTCGCCACCAGGTGGAGCACGAGCAGATGCTGCCGCAGGCGGGCTGGGTCGAGCACGATGCCGCCGAGATCTGGACGAACACGCGCACCGTCATCGAGAAGGGCCTGGAGGACGCCGGCATCGCCGCGTCCGACCTCGCCGCCGTCGGCATCACCAACCAGCGCGAGACCACGGTGGTCTGGGACCGTCGCACGGGCGAGCCGTACGGCCACGCGATCGTGTGGCAGGACACCCGCACCGCGGCCCTCGCCAAGGCCATCGAGGACGACGGCCGCGGCGCGATCGTCCACGCGAAGTCGGGCCTGCCGCCGGCGGCCTACTTCGCCGGCGGGAAGCTGCACTGGATCCTCGAGAACGTCGACGGGGTGCGGGCCGACGCCGAGGCGGGGCACGCCCTGTTCGGCACGATCGACACCTGGCTGATCTGGAACCTCACGGGAGGCCCGGACGGCGGAGTCCACGTCACCGACGTCACCAACGCGAGCCGCACGATGCTGATGAACATCGAGGACCTGCAGTGGGACGACGAGCTGCTCGAGATCTTCGAGATCCCGCGGCAGATGCTGCCCGAGATCACGTCGTCGTCCGAGGAGTTCGCCCGCACGCCGGCCGACGGTCCGTTCGGGGCCGAGGTGATCCTCGCGGGGAACCTCGGCGACCAGCACGCCGCCCTCGTCGGCCAGGCCTGCTTCGAGCCGGGGATGCTCAAGAACACCTACGGCACGGGCAACTTCCTCGTGCTCAACACCGGCACCGAGATCGTGCGCTCCGACCGGGGCCTGCTGACCACGGTGGCCTACCGCTTCGGTGACGCGCCGCCGGTCTACGCCCTCGAGGGATCGATCGCGGTCACGGGCTCGGCGATCCAGTGGCTGCGCGACCAGCTCAAGGTGTTCGCCGAGGCGGCCGACTCCGAGTCGCTCGCCGAGACCGTCGACGACAACGGCGGGGTCTACTTCGTGCCGGCCTTCAGCGGCCTGTTCGCGCCGTACTGGCGCCCGGACGCCCGCGGCGTGATCGTCGGCCTCTCACGCTTCAACACCGTCGCCCACGTGGCGCGCGCCGCGCTCGAGGCGATCTGTTACCAGAGCAAGGACGTCGTCGACGTCATGATCGCGGACTCCGGCATCGAGCTGGAGGTGCTGCGGGTCGACGGCGGCATCACCGCCAACGAGCTGTGCATGCAGATCCAGGCCGACATCCTTGACATCGGGGTCAGCCGGCCGGTCGTCGCCGAGACGACGGCGCTGGGCGCCGCCTACGCGGCCGGACTGGCCGTCGGGTTCTGGGCCGGCACCGACGAGCTGGTCGCCAACTGGTCGGAGTCGAAACGGTGGACCCCGCAATGGTCCGACGAGGACCGCGAAGCGGGATACCACCAGTGGAAGAAGGCCGTGGAGCGCACGCTCGGGTGGGTCGAGTGA